One genomic segment of Chromatiales bacterium includes these proteins:
- a CDS encoding RHS repeat-associated core domain-containing protein has translation AYNAFAEPISDTARINTAPVYDITYTRDKLGRITEKTELIQGSALTTAYNYDLAGRLETVHINGILTEHYTYDPNGNRLSRTTAGGTDTGTYDDQDRLQTYGEHTYTYNAHGDLQTKTHTPSGQTTDYQYDVFGNLQQVNLPTDAAIAYQTDARNRRIARTHNGEITHRWLYQDQLNPVAELDETGSVITRYVYAEKANVPAYLIKIDPTTQTEITYRIVSDHLGSPRLIINTDTGQIAQRMDYDAWGNITLDTNPGFQPFGFAGGLYDPQTQLTRFGARDYDPSIGRWTLKDPMKLDDGSNVYSYVAGNPVGRTDVTGLFWSNHHYSLSYFSTASSGLSTSDSMMVAAYSVTADIGTQGIEDAHKHSMTRSGGSHAESRRDRNRFIVDQLRAGTLEGLGNALHAAQDEFAQGHQFIEYDGTVDAAHMWLDALPSGSTYWQAFERSLLLVDIWQYYQENRTFPWERAQCGPY, from the coding sequence GCCTACAACGCCTTCGCCGAGCCCATCAGCGACACCGCCCGCATCAACACAGCGCCGGTCTACGACATCACCTACACGCGAGACAAACTCGGGCGCATCACCGAAAAGACCGAACTCATCCAAGGCAGCGCGCTCACCACCGCCTACAACTACGACCTGGCCGGGCGGCTCGAGACCGTCCACATCAACGGCATCCTCACCGAACATTACACCTACGACCCCAACGGCAACCGCCTGAGCCGCACCACCGCTGGCGGCACCGACACCGGCACCTACGACGACCAGGACCGCCTGCAAACCTATGGTGAGCACACCTACACCTACAACGCCCACGGTGACCTGCAAACCAAAACCCACACCCCGAGCGGGCAGACCACCGACTACCAATACGACGTATTCGGCAACCTGCAACAGGTCAACCTGCCCACCGACGCCGCCATCGCCTACCAGACCGACGCCAGAAACCGCCGCATCGCCCGAACCCACAACGGAGAAATCACCCACCGCTGGCTCTACCAGGACCAACTCAACCCGGTCGCCGAACTTGATGAAACCGGCAGCGTCATCACCCGCTACGTCTACGCCGAGAAGGCCAACGTCCCGGCGTACCTGATCAAGATCGACCCCACCACCCAAACAGAAATCACCTACCGCATCGTCTCTGACCACCTCGGCAGCCCGAGGTTGATCATCAACACCGACACTGGCCAGATCGCCCAGCGCATGGACTACGACGCCTGGGGCAACATCACCTTAGACACCAACCCCGGCTTCCAGCCGTTCGGGTTCGCCGGTGGGCTCTACGACCCACAAACCCAACTCACCCGGTTCGGGGCGAGGGATTATGACCCGAGCATTGGGCGGTGGACCTTGAAGGATCCGATGAAGTTAGATGACGGGTCTAACGTATACAGCTATGTTGCTGGAAACCCTGTTGGGCGCACAGACGTTACGGGGTTATTTTGGTCAAATCACCACTACTCACTGAGCTACTTCAGTACTGCGTCCTCTGGATTATCCACATCAGATAGCATGATGGTGGCCGCCTACAGCGTAACGGCTGATATTGGAACACAGGGAATTGAGGATGCGCATAAGCATTCGATGACCCGAAGCGGAGGCTCACATGCTGAGTCAAGGAGAGATCGAAATCGGTTTATTGTGGATCAGTTGCGTGCGGGTACTTTAGAAGGGCTTGGAAATGCACTTCATGCGGCTCAGGACGAGTTTGCACAAGGTCATCAATTTATAGAATACGACGGAACAGTTGATGCTGCCCACATGTGGTTGGATGCACTTCCGTCTGGTTCTACATATTGGCAGGCTTTTGAGCGTAGCCTGTTATTAGTTGATATCTGGCAGTAT